The Sulfuricurvum sp. IAE1 DNA segment CGTTCGAGAACTTTTTTCGCCTCATCCGGGCCAAGCGCCTTATAAAGAATTTCACGGGCATAATCCAGACCGCCGGTATTAAGATACTGATTGGACTGGATGATGGCGTAGAACTCTTCGAGGACGGCGGCGCCGAGATTTTTTTCGATCGAGCGGTTGTTGGCGATGTATTTGGAAACCTCGGTGATCGCTTCGACGCTCATCCGCGAGAAAACGGTCGCGGTGACATCTTCACCCAGCTGTACCAGTAATACGGCCACTTTTTCCGCCATCGACATTTCGTCAAAATGGGCCTGTTGTTGCGGTGTGAGCGTCATGGTCCCTCCTATCGCTTGTGCATGGCACCCTCAGGTGCCGATTCCTCTTCGATCAATGCCTGAATCAAAGAGGCCAGTTCATCGGGATGCTCTTCGGCGACTTCGCGAACTTTTTCGAGAAGAACGTCGTATTTGAGCTCGTCCTCGTTGAAATTTTCGCCGATACCGAGCTGGTTTTCCACCTTTTTACGCATCTGCTGTACTTTTTCCGCCAAATCCTCGTCCTCGTCGTCGCTGATCTCGAGATTCGGTTTCTCAAATTCCTCTTCTTCACGGCTGAATTCAAGCATCCGCTCGGCAAACGGAATGATGATCTGACGGTACGCGATGTAGAGAATCAGCGCTACGAGCAGATACTTGAATACCGGGAAGAACGGCTTGAGATAGGTTTCGATAAATTCCGAAGTCTTCGATGCCGTGTCTTTGGGCTGCATCCCCTCTTTCGAAGCCTGGAACTCGAAATTGCGGACCGTCACCTGGTCTCCGCGCTGTTCATCGACTCCGATGGACTGCTTAACCAACGCATCGATCGCCTGAAGCTGCGTCTCATCGAGCGCGATGTATTCGATCTCGTCCGTCGGTTCCCCGTTGGCGTCTTTTTTGGGTTCGTATTTTCCGTCGACGACAACCGCGGCGGTCATCCGCTTGATACGGGCGAACTCCATTTTTTTGGTGGAAACGGTCTTAGAAATCTCGTAATTCGTCGTCCCCTGCGTTTTTTCGTATTTCTCGCCCGTCGTGGTGTTGCCAAGCCCTTCTGCGGGACCGATGTTGCTGACCGCTCCGGGAACGCCGCCGACCTGCGCCGGTGCAGGCCCTTCGCGTTTTTCTTCCAGTGACTGCTCGCTTCGGACAACGTTTTCGGGATCAAACGTCTCGGAGGTGGAACTTTGTTCGGAAAAATCGTATTCGATCGTCACTTTGGCGACGACGCGGTCTTTGCCGCCGATGAAAGGGGCAAGGACGTTGATGATTTTTTCTTCCTGTTTTTTCTCTTCTTTGGTTTTGAACTGCTGCTGCATCTGGGAGAGTTCGCCCATCTGAGCCGCCGCTTCGTCGTCGCCGAGTGTTTCGCCCTCAGAGTTGATCAGGGCAACGTTCTCGGGTTTGAGTTTCGGTACGGCCGAAGCGACAAGCTTTTTGATCCCGGTAATCTGTTTGGGTGTGAGCTTCCGATCGGGGTAGAGCTGCACCATGACCGATGCCGAGGGGGGAACCTCTTCGGAAACGAACAAAGTCTCTTTGGGAAGAGCAAGGCTTACGCTCGATTTTTCGACGGGTGCAAGCGAGTCGATAGACCGGGCGAGTTCCCCTTCCAGAGCACGGCGGAATTTTACTTCCTGATCAAAACTGGTCGCCCCGAATTCTTGTTTGTCGAAGAGTTCAAACCCGACGTGCCCTTCTTTGGGAATCCCCTGTGAAGCGATCGCGATCCGTTCTTTATACACCACCTCTTTGGGGACTTCGATCACATTCTCGCGGGGAACACGGTAGGGGATCTGATCTTTTTCGAGCTGCTCGATCACTTTCGCGGCATCTTGCGGGGAGAGCTGGTCAAAAAGTACCTGATAGCCGTCTTCACTCTCTTTGGTCCCGCCCGAAGTATAGACGACCAGGAACACCAAAAAAGCGACAATTCCCGCTACCGCCGCCCCGATGATGGTCTTCTGGGTACGGTTAAGCTTTCCGAAAAAAACAACGAGTTGCGAGAAAAGGGCCTTAAAATCCATTTTTACCTATGTCTACTTTTATAGCAAAGAATTCGTGAGTTCAAAAAATCGGTCGTTCTGTGCAGCGGTACCGACGGTAACGCGAATCGCGTTCAAACCGTAACTGCTTAAATCACGTACAATCATACCCTTTTTTAACAGTTCTTGCGCAATTTTCGACGAATTTTTTTCTTCAGGCAGGGATAAAGTGACGAAATTCGTATAACTTTCGATGATATCGATCCCCTTGTGTGCGGCAAAGGCTTCGTAACGCTTCATTTCCCGAAAATTGTCGGCGATACATTCGGTTACGAACGCTTCGTCTTCGAGGGCCACTGACGCCGCCTCGAGCGAAAGAGTCGTGATGTTGAACGGGGGACGCACTTTGTAAAGCGCTTCGATGATCGGAGCACGGGATATGCCGTAACCGACACGCATTCCGCCTAGGCCGTACGCTTTGGAAAACGTCCCAAGAAAAAGCACGTTATCAAAACGCGCAATCAGGTCGCGCGGTTCAACCGCTTTGGCCGGGTTTTTGAACCGGGCGTATTCCATGTACGCACCGTCGACGATGACGAGGGTATCGCTGTCGATTTTCCCGATGAACGAGAGCATCGCGTCGGCGTCGATCGCATCACCGGTCGGATTGTTGGGGGTACAGAGGAAAATGATCTGCGGCTTATGCTCGGTATAGAGGGCATAGAACTCGTCCATATCATGGACCCGCGAAGCGGTCCGGACGATCTGTGCTCCCACCTGTTTGGCATAAATTTCGTACATTGCGAACGTAACGCTGTTCATCAGCACTTTCGCTCCCGGATGCGCTTTGGCATGGACAGCGAATTCGATGACCTGGTCACTCCCCGCACCGATGACCAGTTCTTTGGGATCGATACCGTATTTGGCCGCCAGGGCGGTTTTGAGTTTGAGCATCGAATCGTCGGGGTAAAGAGCCATGTTGTCGATGATCGAGCGCACCGCTTCTTTGACCTTCGGAGAACACCCGAAGGGGTTCTCGTTACTGGCGAGCTTGACGATCTGATCGGGGGCAATGCCGTATTCGCGCACTACCAGTTCGATCGGTTTTCCCGCTTCGTACGTTTTGATACTGTCCAATGTCGTGTTAAAAGTCATAATTCTCCCTTGACGTAGCTTCCCAGCCACGTTACTTCATCTTCGTGTTTTTGAATCACTTCCTGAATGCGCGGTTCGTCGATATGCCCGAAGAAATCGATGAAGAACCAGTACCCGAAACCGTCGTTGTCGCGCGAAGGGCGGCTTTCGATCTTGCTCAGGTTGATCTGGGCGTTATTGAAATCTTCGAGGAAATGGACCAGCGCTCCCGCCCGCTGGGCATCTTTGAGACGGACCAGAATCGAGGTCTTGTCTTCGCCGCTGAGACCGTTTTTGAAATCGCTGAGGATAAAAAAACGGGTCGCATTGTTGTGCGTATCTTCAATGTTCTCGAACAGCGTCGGGACGCGATAGAGTTTCGCCGCGATGTGGGAACAGATCGCGGCCGCCTCGGGATCTTTAGAGGCGAGGATCGCCGCCTTCGCCGTTGATTCGACCGGGATGTGCTCCACCGTATCGAGCCCGTGTTCGAGGAGGAACTCGCGGCATTGGCCGAATCCTTTGTCTTTGGAATAGATCCGTTTGATATGGTGGATCTTTTCGGCTTTTGTCGCGAACGCCATGTGAATCGGCATATAGAGTTCGGCAACGATTTTCACCGTGCTTTTCCCCAGAAGATCGAGGGTCTCCCCGACAACGCCGTCACGGCTGTTTTCGATCGGAACGACGCCGAATTTCGCCCGTCCCGCTTCGAGCGTTTTAAACACCGCGTCGATCGAACCGAGTGAAAGGTAATCGCTCATTGCCCCGAAACGCGATTCGGCCGCCTGGTGGGTAAAACTCCCCTCCGGCCCCAGGTAGGCGATCCGTTCGGGGAGTTCGAGATTGCGAGACACGGCGAAAATCTCGAGAAAAACCGCTTCGATCGCCTGACGATTCAGCAACCCTCCCGACTCTTCGCTCATGCGGGTGAGACGGTCGATGATCGCTTTTTCCCTTTCGGGACGGTAAATCGCCGTATTGCTTTCATGCTTGATCTCCCCGACACGGCGAACGACTTCCATCCGGCGATTGAGCAATTCGACGACGGCGTTATCGATTTCGTCGATTCTCGCTCTGCATTCTTCAAGTGTATTCATAGGTTCTCCAATACTTCCTGCATATCAGAATAGACGGCACCCGGACGTTCGGCGGGGTCGAGCGAGGGCAATATCTCATCCGCGTTGCGGATTTTTCCGCTCAGGACGAACACCCCTTTCATCCCCAGTTTCTGCGCACCGACCAGATCCCCTTTGACGTCGTCGCTGATGATAGTGATATCCTCGTAGCGAGCTTGCGGAGACTGAAGGCGGATACGGCGCAACGCCTCGGCGAAAAACGGTCCGCTCGGTTTTCCGACGACCGTGTAGGGAGTGGAAGTGGCGAATTCGAGCATTTTGAGAATCGCCCCTACCCCCGGATAGCGTTTGTGATTTTTGACGTAAAGCGAGGTTTCGTGCATACCGATCAGACGTGCCCCAGAAAGGAGGAATTCGATCATCTGCGCGTATTCGTCGGCGCCGAAATTTTCTTTGATCGCGATCAAAACGGCATCGGGACGGACGTAATCGAGCGTGTACCCCATCGAACGGACGACATTCAAAAACGGCTCCGAACCGTAGGCCGCAATTTTTTCGCTTTTGTCGATGCAGCCCTCAAGCATCATCAGGGGATCGAGGTATTTTTCAGGGGAAATCGCCAGCCCGATCGAACGGAGGTATCCCAAAAACTCGTCACTGGGGTTTTTCGTACTGTTGGTAATGACCATATACGGGATCCCCTGCGCATTAAGGCGATCGATAAACGCAACGGCACCCCGTACGGGTTGCTTGGTATTGTCCTCGATCAGCGTCCCCTGCACATCGATAAAATACATCGGGCCTTCCTACAGGTAATCGCGCTCGCACGCAATGACGTCATCAAAGGTCTCACGGCGGCGGATCAGTCGTTCTTTGCCTCCCTCGATGGCGACTTCCGCGGAACGTCCGCGGGTGTTATAGTTACTGCCCATTCCGAAACCGTACGCCCCGGCGCTGTGGACCAGCAGCAGATCGTTATGTTCCATCGGGGGAAGCGGATAGTTTTTCGCAAGGAAATCGCCGCTTTCGCATACCGGTCCGACAACATCCGCGGCATTCTCTTCCCCTGTTTTTCCGAGTGCCTCAATGCGATGATACGCTTTATAGAGGCTGGGACGGATCAGGTCGTTCATTGCCCCGTCCACGACGACGAAACGTTTCTCACCGTTGCGTTTTTCGTACAAAACCTTGGTCAGGAAATAGCCCGCGTTGGCCGTGAGGAAACGGCCCGGTTCACATACGACGGTGACATCCAGCCCCCGCAGCGCCGAAAGAACCGCTTGGGCGTAATCGTACGGTGCGATCGTCGTTTCGTCGTTGTAGCGAACCCCAAGACCGCCTCCGATATCGAAAAACTTCAATTCGATGTCGATCGCCTGCAGCGAACGGAGCAGATCGGCGACGATAACGGCCGCTTCGTAGATCGGTTCGAGTTCGGTAAGCTGGCTGCCGATATGGAAATGAATCCCGACCGGATCAAGGGAGGGAGCATTTTTGGCCTGGATATACATCCGCTTTGCCGCATCAATCTCAACACCGAACTTGTTGTCGTGCAACCCCGTCGAAATGTAGGGATGGGTTTTGGGATCGATATTGGGATTGACCCGGATACTGATCCGTGCGGTTGTGCCCAATTCCGCCGCAATCGCTTCGACACGGGAGAGCTCCGCTTCGCTTTCGACGTTGATGTAGAGGATATCGGCTTCGATCGCTTCGCGGATCTCATCGTCGCGTTTCCCGACCCCGCTGAAGAGAATACGGTATTTCGGGACGCCCGCCATCAAAGCGCGGCGAACTTCGCCGATCGATACGCAGTCCGCGCCCGCTCCCAGCTGTGCGAAATGTTTGACGACGCTGAGATTGGAGTTGGCTTTCACCGCGTAAGCCAGAATCGACTTGCGCCCGCGGAACGCCTCTTTCAGAGATTCAAACTGCGCGCTCATCGCGTCGAAATCGTAAACATACAGAGGTGTGCCGTACGTTTGGGCCAAAGCTTTGAAATCGGTCACCGTTATCCTTTTCTCATTTAATTTGGTCGCGATTTTACCCTAACTCTCCTTAGGGGACTTCCAACACGCCAGAGCATAAACGCAAAGAGAAAGGCGACGGGAGCTACGACGCCGATGAGAGGGGGGAGGGTTTTGTTGTTCGAAAGCTCTCCCATCATAAACAAAAATCCCCACACCAGCAGCGTTGCGAGGATGGCTCCGAAACTAAATACCGACAGGTTCAGAAACCGGGCGCTGATAGGAGCATAAGAGAAAAAAATCACGATCAGCATCACCGCAAACCACGGCGTCACGAAAATTCGGAACATCGCACTTTCGATTTTGCCGACGTCGACGTTCTGGTTCTCAAGCAGCGCCAGCGCTTCGAACCCGTCGACGATCGTAAAATTGGCTTTTCCTTCGTATACCTGGTCAAGTATTTTCGGTTTGAAATCTTTCAGCGCGCGGACGTTCGTCCGGTCTTCGGTGACGATCCCCGAAGCCTCAAGCGCCAGACTTTCGGGGGGGCGGATGACATGGGCCCTTTTCATATTCCAGTAGCCGTTGTCGTAGACCGCTTCCGAAGCACTGAGAACCTCTTTAAGTCGGCCGTTTTCAAACGTAAAAATACGGATCTTTTCGGCTTTTCGGGTGAGCGGATAGAGGTTACCGAAATAGACATAGTTCCCTTCGTGGGTAAAAAAGAGGTTACTGGTGGGGCGGATAAACTGCGACGTCTCACGCAGGTTGTTCGCAAATTCGTTGGCCCGGGCGAAATTCGTGGCGTGCAGGGCGATGTGAATCCCCACCATCAAAACGGCTACGCTGATAAACGGGGCCAGGATGCGCCGCTTAGAATACCCGATCGCATAATAGGCCGCCAGCGCGTTGGAGCGGACCATTTCCACCGACGTCGCGATCATCGCGAAGACCAAAGAGATCGGCAGCATCATGTCGACGGCGTAAAAAGCCTTGTACATGATATAGATCAATACGAGGTTGGCGGAGTCGGGAAGTTCCGAAGCGTTTTCCATCAGGTCGAATCCGACCATGAAACTCCCCAGAGCGATCAGTATGATAAAGAAATAGCGCAGGTACAAAAGCGATAAAGTCGTAAAAGCGAGCATAAAAACCCAATGTCAAAAAGTTAGGCTTTATTGTATCCAAACGAAGCTATAAAACTCACATTCCCTTGAGGGAGCATTTGGAAGCCACCTCGGCACAATCTGTTTTGAGCAGCATTTCAACGGCATCCGCCGCTTTCGCGATCCATTCGGGAAGCGAAACGCTCTCTTCGGCGCTGAACGCATGGAGAACGTAATCGGCTACCTGCGATTTGTGTTCTGGTTTGCCGATTCCCATCCGGACGCGGATATATTCAGGCCCGATCGCCGCATCGGTGGACTTGAGGCCGTTATGCCCTCCGTGGCCGCCCCCTTTTTTGAAACGGAGTGCGCCGAAGGGAAGGTCAAGATCGTCATGAATAACGATCACGTCGTCGATTTTATAAAAATTTTTGACGGCCAGGACCGATTTGCCGGAGAGATTCATGTAGGTAGTGGGTTTGAGGAGAAAATGTTCCCCCATTTTAAACAGCTCCCCTTCGAAGGAGCTCTTTGAAACGGGTTGAACGCTGCGGCGACCGCAAAGCTCATCGATTACCATAAACCCGACGTTGTGACGGGTACGCTCATACGCCGGGCCGGGATTGCCCAGACCGACGATCAGCATGATTATTTCGCTTTGATAACGCTCAGAACCGATACACGGTCTGAATCGGTGAATTTCACGTTTTCCATTACCGGGAGGTCACGTACGAGGACGGAATCGCCCAGGTCAAGAGGAGAAACATCGATTTCGATCGCGTTGGGGAGGTTTTCGATTGCCGCTTTAACGCGAAGGCGTTTTTTAGCAACATAGAGCATCCCTTTGTTTTTCAAACCGACCGGGCTTCCGAACGGTTTAACCGGTACATGATAATGGGTGACGACACCCGGCTGAGCTACCATCAGATCAACGTGCAACAGGTTTCCTGAAACCGGGTGAGACTCATACCCCTGAACGACGACGTTCATCTCTTTTCCGCCGACGTTAACGGGGAACGCTACGGTTTCTTTGTTGCGAACGGTACGGATGAAGTCGTTCATTTTGAACGCGGCGTGAACGTTTTCAAGCCCTTTTCCGTAGATGTTGGCAATGAGATAACCATCACGGCGGTACGCTTTTGTCGCGCTTTTGCCAATACTCTCTCTTACAATGCCTTCTAGCATAATCATGTCCTTCAAAATAAAATGGGACGGATTATACTTAAAAAAAGCTTGTGTTATCCTAAAACTTTTGGCTCGATATCAGCGTTTGAGCCCGATATAGTCTTCTTCGCGGAACTCTTTGGGAGAATCGTCGACGCCCAGCTTATCTTTGTCCACTTTCGAGCTCAGCCCTTCCATTTTGAGCTTGAGATCCGATGACGACGTCGCATACGACAACGCCTCCTCGCGGCTGATACGCCCCGCCTGGTACAAGTCAAGAAGTGCCTGGTCGAACGTCTGCGACTTGTAGAGTTCTTTACCCTCCGCGATCGTATCGGGAATTTCGATATCGCGGTTTTCCGCAATCAGCTGCTCGATCCGCGGGGTGCGGACCAAAACTTCCAGGGCGGCTACCCGTTTTCCCTCTACCGTCGGGACCAGTCGCTGCGAGATGACCCCTTTGAGTACCGACGCAAGCGTCATCCTTACCCGATTCTGTTCTTCATGCGGGAATACCGAGATAATACGGTTCACCGTCTCTTTGGCATCAAGGGTATGAAGCGTCGAGAAAACCAGGTGACCCGTATCGGCCGCGTGCAGTGCTATTTCGATTGTCTCGACGTCACGCATTTCGCCGACGAGGATGATATCGGGGTCTTCCCGCAGGGCCGCGCGCAGAGCCGAACTGAAACTCCGGGTATCCTGCCCGACGCTGCGCTGGTTGATAATGCATTTACGGTCTTTATGGACGAATTCGATCGGGTCCTCGATCGTGATAATGTGCTTGCGGCGGTTGTTGTTGATTTCGTCGATAATCGCCGCCAGTGTCGTCGATTTACCGCTCCCGGTAACCCCCGTGACCAGAACCAGTCCCCGTTCGATCTGGGTAAAACTATGCACGACTTCGGGCATATTGAGCTGATCGATAGTCAGAATCTTGACCGGGATCAGACGGAAAACGGCCGAGATCCCCTCCATCTGGAAAAAGATATTGATACGAAAACGGGTGTTTTCGTCAAACGGATACACCAGGTCGAGCTCTTTTTTCTCGACCAGCTCGGGGAAGCGGGTACGAAGGAGTTCTTTGGCAAAAATCAAAGCATCGTCTTTGGAAAGGATTTCGCCTGAAAGCGGCACGATATCGCCGTTGATCCGCGCCCGGACCACCGAATTTGCCTTGACGTGAAGATCGCTTCCTCCCGCTTCAACCATCCGCCGAAGATAGCCGCGGATCTTTTTCAAAACCTCGAAATTGAGCTGATTGACGTCGACTTGATGCAGACGTTGGATCTGTTCGTTCATGTCCGGGTTACTCCAGTGCGCTTAGAATCTCGTTAAATGCGATCTTGAAGGCTTCGAGCCCCTCTCGGATCTGTTCATCGATAATAGTTTCCATCGATATTCCCGCCGCCGCAACGGCGTTCATATGGTCCAGTATCGTCGATTCCGTCAGCGGCAGCTTCATCGTTCGGTCACCTCCACGGACATACGCCTCGATGGTCGCCACGGGGGCAGTGTTGACGCTTCCGGGCGCCAGCAGTTCGTCGACGTAATACGAAGGGCGCATATCCTCCCCTTTGACTCCGGTACTGGCGAACAGTACCCGGCATTTGGGAACGCCGAGCGCTTCGACGCGGTTGTAGATGTCCGCAGCGTTCATGATCCCCGTCAGTCCTTGCGCTACTTCTTTGGAAGCGAGTGTACCGTCGATCGCACGGTCGATCCGGCTCACAAATACGCTGATGACCGTATCAACCGTTTCGGAAGCTTTCGCCGCCGCACGTTCGAACGCACGGGCGCAGGCAAGTGCCTGAGCGACCGAAAAAATCAGGGTCGCATTAACGGGGATACCCCGTGATGCCAACGCTTCCATCGCCGCGTATCCCGCTTCCGTCGCCGGGACCTTGATCATCACGTTGGGCCGGCCGATCGTCGTATGCAACCGGATCCCTTCGCTGATCGTCCCCTCCGCATCATCGCACAAAAACGGATCGACCTCGATACTGACGTAACCGTCGTCTCCCGCTTCGTAGAGGGGGCGCAGGATATCGGCCGCTTTTTGGATATCGTACACGGCCAGGGCCTCGTATTTCTCTTTTGCCGAAAGTCCGTTCAGCTCCGACAACTGTTCCTTGTACGCCGGAGAAGTCAAAATCGCACTTTTGAAAATCGCGGGGTTCGACGTGGCACCGTTGATAATCCCCCGTGAAATGAGCTCTTTGAACCCTTCATCCAGAAAAGTCCGCTCGATGAAATCGGCCCACAGGGCAAAACGTGATTCGGCAATGTACATAAAAAAGGCTCCCTAACGCAATGTGAAGTTATTATGCCCAAAAAGAGCTAAAAATAGAGGTTCGTCCCGATCCGTATCCGCTTTTCACACGCATGCTGATCGTGTACTTCATAGGCGGCGAACAGATTCCCCCCGGGACTCCACTGCCACAGGTGCGACAGCGAAATCTTCGTCTTCCAGGGAGCTTCGATGTAACCAATCCGGCTAAATTCGAACGACGTTTTCATCCGCCCGATCCAGTTGATGCCGCCCCCCGCACTCAACCCGATCCCCACATCGGCATCGAATCCTAGCCGCACCTCGGGTTCGCTCAGCAAATAACCGTAAAGACGATCATCGCCCAACGCCGCCCCGGCACCGACACGGGTGACGAAACTGAGGCGGTCTCCCCCGTACTCACGATCCCACCCGCTTTTCATCCGCCATGAAAAAGGTTTGAAAAAGCGGCTCACCGGAGCGACCGACGCAAGCGAAAGGAGGGTGAACTTTTCGAGCTCCGCTTTTGAATCCTCGATCCCCACTAGGGTATCGAGAAATTCGATTTGCGCTCCACTCAGATGCCCCGTATCGTCTTCTTCCAGATCGTGGAACGCCGGCCGCCATCCGATCAGCATAGGGGAGCGTTCGTCGCTCCACCCTTTGGCCAGTCGGATGCGGGCGGCATTGTGGGCCGTGTCGGGATTGGCTTTTTCACGGTGTGCCAAAGATTCCCCTTTCCCTAACAAGGCGCGCTGGGAGAGGAGCCCATGGTAACGTTTGGCATACACTTCTTTAGATATTTTTCCTTCGATGTAACGGTATTCGACGAGTTCGGCCGCCGCTTCGAGAACGTAGCGGCGTTCCTGCATCGGTATACCCGATATTTCAGGATCATCGGGATTCATTGATCCTTCTTGCAACGCATGTACCGCCGCAATTTCCTGTGCGGAAAGGCGACGTTCGTATTCGAGCAGCTTCGTCCGTTTGGAGGGACGGTAGTGTTTGGCTTTCACCAGCCCTTCGGCTTCGAACGCGCGTACCGTCTCAGGGGGGATCACGTAATAAAAGAAATGTTCGCGCAATCGTACGCTCGGTCGGGCCACTTCGGTCAGCCAAAGCATGTGATACGAGCAATTCTCGTCGAAAAAATAGTACCACGAATTGATCCGCTGAAGTTCCCAGATATGGCGAACCATCGCCATTACCTCATCGCGGGTAAGATTCAGATCGTATTCCCACACGTCACGGGTTTCGGTATCCCGGTACTCTTTAAGTTTTTCGTAATAGGGCAACATCGAATAATAGCCGTAGTACCCGCCGAAGAGCCCTTTGTAGGCGAAGAGCAATCCGTTGGTATCCTGGGTGTGGGCCGCATAATTGATGGCGTACGACATCAGTTTGCTTTCCATCGACGAATCGAT contains these protein-coding regions:
- the fliF gene encoding flagellar basal-body MS-ring/collar protein FliF: MDFKALFSQLVVFFGKLNRTQKTIIGAAVAGIVAFLVFLVVYTSGGTKESEDGYQVLFDQLSPQDAAKVIEQLEKDQIPYRVPRENVIEVPKEVVYKERIAIASQGIPKEGHVGFELFDKQEFGATSFDQEVKFRRALEGELARSIDSLAPVEKSSVSLALPKETLFVSEEVPPSASVMVQLYPDRKLTPKQITGIKKLVASAVPKLKPENVALINSEGETLGDDEAAAQMGELSQMQQQFKTKEEKKQEEKIINVLAPFIGGKDRVVAKVTIEYDFSEQSSTSETFDPENVVRSEQSLEEKREGPAPAQVGGVPGAVSNIGPAEGLGNTTTGEKYEKTQGTTNYEISKTVSTKKMEFARIKRMTAAVVVDGKYEPKKDANGEPTDEIEYIALDETQLQAIDALVKQSIGVDEQRGDQVTVRNFEFQASKEGMQPKDTASKTSEFIETYLKPFFPVFKYLLVALILYIAYRQIIIPFAERMLEFSREEEEFEKPNLEISDDEDEDLAEKVQQMRKKVENQLGIGENFNEDELKYDVLLEKVREVAEEHPDELASLIQALIEEESAPEGAMHKR
- the hisC gene encoding histidinol-phosphate transaminase gives rise to the protein MTFNTTLDSIKTYEAGKPIELVVREYGIAPDQIVKLASNENPFGCSPKVKEAVRSIIDNMALYPDDSMLKLKTALAAKYGIDPKELVIGAGSDQVIEFAVHAKAHPGAKVLMNSVTFAMYEIYAKQVGAQIVRTASRVHDMDEFYALYTEHKPQIIFLCTPNNPTGDAIDADAMLSFIGKIDSDTLVIVDGAYMEYARFKNPAKAVEPRDLIARFDNVLFLGTFSKAYGLGGMRVGYGISRAPIIEALYKVRPPFNITTLSLEAASVALEDEAFVTECIADNFREMKRYEAFAAHKGIDIIESYTNFVTLSLPEEKNSSKIAQELLKKGMIVRDLSSYGLNAIRVTVGTAAQNDRFFELTNSLL
- the pheA gene encoding prephenate dehydratase → MNTLEECRARIDEIDNAVVELLNRRMEVVRRVGEIKHESNTAIYRPEREKAIIDRLTRMSEESGGLLNRQAIEAVFLEIFAVSRNLELPERIAYLGPEGSFTHQAAESRFGAMSDYLSLGSIDAVFKTLEAGRAKFGVVPIENSRDGVVGETLDLLGKSTVKIVAELYMPIHMAFATKAEKIHHIKRIYSKDKGFGQCREFLLEHGLDTVEHIPVESTAKAAILASKDPEAAAICSHIAAKLYRVPTLFENIEDTHNNATRFFILSDFKNGLSGEDKTSILVRLKDAQRAGALVHFLEDFNNAQINLSKIESRPSRDNDGFGYWFFIDFFGHIDEPRIQEVIQKHEDEVTWLGSYVKGEL
- a CDS encoding HAD-IIA family hydrolase, giving the protein MYFIDVQGTLIEDNTKQPVRGAVAFIDRLNAQGIPYMVITNSTKNPSDEFLGYLRSIGLAISPEKYLDPLMMLEGCIDKSEKIAAYGSEPFLNVVRSMGYTLDYVRPDAVLIAIKENFGADEYAQMIEFLLSGARLIGMHETSLYVKNHKRYPGVGAILKMLEFATSTPYTVVGKPSGPFFAEALRRIRLQSPQARYEDITIISDDVKGDLVGAQKLGMKGVFVLSGKIRNADEILPSLDPAERPGAVYSDMQEVLENL
- the lysA gene encoding diaminopimelate decarboxylase; this translates as MTDFKALAQTYGTPLYVYDFDAMSAQFESLKEAFRGRKSILAYAVKANSNLSVVKHFAQLGAGADCVSIGEVRRALMAGVPKYRILFSGVGKRDDEIREAIEADILYINVESEAELSRVEAIAAELGTTARISIRVNPNIDPKTHPYISTGLHDNKFGVEIDAAKRMYIQAKNAPSLDPVGIHFHIGSQLTELEPIYEAAVIVADLLRSLQAIDIELKFFDIGGGLGVRYNDETTIAPYDYAQAVLSALRGLDVTVVCEPGRFLTANAGYFLTKVLYEKRNGEKRFVVVDGAMNDLIRPSLYKAYHRIEALGKTGEENAADVVGPVCESGDFLAKNYPLPPMEHNDLLLVHSAGAYGFGMGSNYNTRGRSAEVAIEGGKERLIRRRETFDDVIACERDYL
- a CDS encoding LptF/LptG family permease, with translation MLAFTTLSLLYLRYFFIILIALGSFMVGFDLMENASELPDSANLVLIYIMYKAFYAVDMMLPISLVFAMIATSVEMVRSNALAAYYAIGYSKRRILAPFISVAVLMVGIHIALHATNFARANEFANNLRETSQFIRPTSNLFFTHEGNYVYFGNLYPLTRKAEKIRIFTFENGRLKEVLSASEAVYDNGYWNMKRAHVIRPPESLALEASGIVTEDRTNVRALKDFKPKILDQVYEGKANFTIVDGFEALALLENQNVDVGKIESAMFRIFVTPWFAVMLIVIFFSYAPISARFLNLSVFSFGAILATLLVWGFLFMMGELSNNKTLPPLIGVVAPVAFLFAFMLWRVGSPLRRVRVKSRPN
- the pth gene encoding aminoacyl-tRNA hydrolase, with product MLIVGLGNPGPAYERTRHNVGFMVIDELCGRRSVQPVSKSSFEGELFKMGEHFLLKPTTYMNLSGKSVLAVKNFYKIDDVIVIHDDLDLPFGALRFKKGGGHGGHNGLKSTDAAIGPEYIRVRMGIGKPEHKSQVADYVLHAFSAEESVSLPEWIAKAADAVEMLLKTDCAEVASKCSLKGM
- a CDS encoding 50S ribosomal protein L25/general stress protein Ctc; this translates as MLEGIVRESIGKSATKAYRRDGYLIANIYGKGLENVHAAFKMNDFIRTVRNKETVAFPVNVGGKEMNVVVQGYESHPVSGNLLHVDLMVAQPGVVTHYHVPVKPFGSPVGLKNKGMLYVAKKRLRVKAAIENLPNAIEIDVSPLDLGDSVLVRDLPVMENVKFTDSDRVSVLSVIKAK
- a CDS encoding type IV pilus twitching motility protein PilT, with amino-acid sequence MNEQIQRLHQVDVNQLNFEVLKKIRGYLRRMVEAGGSDLHVKANSVVRARINGDIVPLSGEILSKDDALIFAKELLRTRFPELVEKKELDLVYPFDENTRFRINIFFQMEGISAVFRLIPVKILTIDQLNMPEVVHSFTQIERGLVLVTGVTGSGKSTTLAAIIDEINNNRRKHIITIEDPIEFVHKDRKCIINQRSVGQDTRSFSSALRAALREDPDIILVGEMRDVETIEIALHAADTGHLVFSTLHTLDAKETVNRIISVFPHEEQNRVRMTLASVLKGVISQRLVPTVEGKRVAALEVLVRTPRIEQLIAENRDIEIPDTIAEGKELYKSQTFDQALLDLYQAGRISREEALSYATSSSDLKLKMEGLSSKVDKDKLGVDDSPKEFREEDYIGLKR